TGTCGCCCTCACTGTCCCATGGAGTTTTGGATGAAATCAAGCCCCTTTCTGATATGCCTATTACTAGCAATGTTTATCAGCCACTGTGGAGTAAAGAAGGCAAGTAATCAACTGAATCAGAAACAGTTGACCTGTAAGCTTCCTGATGGGGCTGAACCAACCCACTATACACCAACAAATCTCTTCGAAATTCTTGATATTTCTAAATTCAAATCAACTCAAATACTTATCGACGGTACACCTAAAAGAGTTTCCATTAGCCCTTCTGGTTGCATCAATACCTTCAGAATTAATCAGGTAAAGTTAGAAAATGAATCTCTACTGATTTTACCAGAGCAAAAAGCCTTTAGCAGATATCGCTCTTCAAAAAAGGAAATCCTTTTTGAAGTTTATAATTCAGATGATCGCATAACTTTGAATTCTCCAAGACGACACTTTAAAGCTGGCGAAACCATCCCATTTTTAAACGGCCCTTTTACCGTCGAAACTAGATATTGCCTCGAAAGACTTGGCTCTGACTCTTGTCAGGAAGAGCCACTTTGGCAAAACAGCGAACTTGAAGAATTTAGCAACAACGTGCAGGTGCAACCCGAATGGGAAGGCAGCTTTCGTATTCACATTTTGAGTCAAGATTCTTTTGGAATCGTAAAACAAGATAGCTTCGATGTTGACTTCAACAGCAGCATGCCATCCCTTGATGTCGACTTCAAGTACTTCTCTCCAAGTCTTACCTATAATGGAATTATGGTACGCGAAATCAACCCTAACTACAAAATTGGTTTTTCTACAAATCGCCCTCTTGAAACGATGAATATAGAATACTGCATCGAGGACTATTTAGTTCCTGAAGAATTACGAACTTGTGAATGGCAAGATTTCGACCCCTTTGATCCTAAGACCATCGAGAACGGCTGGGGTCGCGTGAAGTATAGGGGGCAGGATATCTTTGGCAATGAAAGCATTGAATCCTCGGAACACTATATTGTACGCAAAAAATGTACCTATGAAGAGTTAGAAGCCACTGACCAATATTGCACGGATATCAAAGGGCCAGTAAACTTGGGATCCTTCGGAGGTGGAAATCCAAGCTGGAAGCTTGAACAGGTCATATCGATTCAGGGGAAGCTATTTTTAACTGGAGTTTCCACCAGCAACCGGGACCTATTCAAAAACCTCCGTTCCGTAACCAGCCTTGAGATCTTCTCATCATTCTATGGCGAGAAAGACTTGAGTATTTTTTCAAGCCTTGAAGAAGTTCTCAACAATGTCACGATTTCATCTAATTTTACTTTGGAGTCTTTGAAAGGACTGGACCAAATAAAGTCTATTGGTGGAAAAATTGAAGTAACTTACAATATGGCTCTTAAAAGTTTAGAGGGAATCGAACAGCTCGAATCGATCGGTCAAGAGTTACATATCACGCAACATGATCAAGTTACGAACTTCAATTTCCCTAATTTAAAGAGTGTTCCGAAGATAAAAGTTTCTGGTAATGTAGGATTAGTTTCGGCAAAATTCCCTATACTCGACAAGTCCATTGAAATCGAGCTAGCGGACAACGAAAGCTTCAAAGATCTCAGTATTCCGAACCTTAAGGCGCTTGAAGTTCTACTGATATCAAGAAATTCATCGCTCACTCGATTTAGTGGTCTCGAATCACTCGAAACTATATTTAGAGATTTTATTGTTGCTGAAAACCAAAAATTAGTTTCACTTTCATTACCTAAGCTAAGCTATATCTTCAAACTCGAAGCACTAAACAATTCTAGACTAATTGAACTATTAGGAGACAATAGGTATAGCTCTTTAGGTATAATCACAGTCAAACAAAACCCCAAGCTATGTGGCCCCCATCAAAAGTCTTACTGGCAAATTAATAGCGATTTTGTTTTTGATTCGGAAGACAACTGCACGCAACCATAGACTTTGCTTAAGAGGGTTTGCAGAAAACGGCATGGACTGGCTCAAAGAGCGAATAGTGCAGACTAACGATTCTGTATAGACTCTAGCTTCTCCCTTTGAGTTGGTGTAAGAGCCAAGCCTTCAAGAGCCTTAGAAGCTTGCTGACGAACGAATCGCGCTGGGTCAGTCTCTGCTATTCGAAAAAGCTTTTCGATCGCCTCTGAGTCGAGCCATTCGCCATGGCCTAAAACACCGTTCACAGCTGCAAGACGAACAATCGCCCAATCAGCATCCAAGTTTTCTAGCACCAACAGGAAGCGCTGGTGATCCTGGACCCAGCGGCCAAGGGTTTCCACAGCCCTCCTCCTTAGCCTAACATCACGATCCATGGCATAGTTTGCCGAAACTTGTACCAGCCTTTCACGGTCTCGTCCCACGATTTCCCTTTGAGGAAGTGCATAAAAGCCTTGTCTGAGAACCTCCTTATCGCCAGAATTCTCAAGGACAGATAAGACCGTTTCTAGATGCTCATCGCTACCAGTGCCGACTCTAGTTAGCAGTTCTAAACCTAAAACTGCTTCATCGCCTGCTCCAACCTCTACCTGCTTGATCGCAAAGCTTTCTACCTGTGGGTTGCTAGCACGTCCCACAAGGGGAATCAACACATCAGCTTCTGAAGATCCTAGCTGCTCTACTAGGTAATTCAGCACTTCGGAGAGCTTGGTATCATCGTGCTGAATGTTGTCTAAAAATAGACTTTCGAAGCGTTCATACAAATCGCTGCTTGCAGGCCGCTCCAGCTCGGACAAAGATGCAATGATTCCCTTAAAATTAGCCATATCTTGATCGTTATCTGGAATCCTAGAAGCGCTATTAGGCGCAGAGTCAAG
The Pseudobacteriovorax antillogorgiicola genome window above contains:
- a CDS encoding HEAT repeat domain-containing protein, with the translated sequence MTKRVLIIGFSLLLTCGLIFLWLYGDLLEALPRLHNDILMPMTLTNEPDQTSSDNKSASPESSEKPQGKSFHQKLDSQKTLRRNRQLDSAPNSASRIPDNDQDMANFKGIIASLSELERPASSDLYERFESLFLDNIQHDDTKLSEVLNYLVEQLGSSEADVLIPLVGRASNPQVESFAIKQVEVGAGDEAVLGLELLTRVGTGSDEHLETVLSVLENSGDKEVLRQGFYALPQREIVGRDRERLVQVSANYAMDRDVRLRRRAVETLGRWVQDHQRFLLVLENLDADWAIVRLAAVNGVLGHGEWLDSEAIEKLFRIAETDPARFVRQQASKALEGLALTPTQREKLESIQNR